One genomic window of Pseudomonas sp. LFM046 includes the following:
- a CDS encoding alkyl sulfatase dimerization domain-containing protein, translating into MRISTRLSGLLLAAALPLGADAALPEESIEPSINAELAEHTKHFSEKVYKIADNVYSAVGWNLANSVMIEAPEGLIIVDTGESAEQSRKVLAEFRKISDKPIKAIVYTHFHPDHINGVKGFISEGQVESGEVQIYAQETLLDNVVTQGALVGPILSMRSGYSFGVALQDADRKDMNAGLGPLPQEGKSTFIAPTITFKDKLDTTIAGLPVQFLHVPSEAPDEIVLFLPRNKVLISAEVTQGPTLPNIHTLRGTKFRDPVVWVNSLDKLRAFQADYMVPLHGRPVSGKDKVEEVLRMTRDAIAYVHDQTVRWMNKGLTPDELVEKVKLPTYLAGYTPYLREYYGTVKHSVRQIYQGYLGWFQGDPVDLDPTPPVEKATRLVTMMGGRDKVLMAAGEAYLKGDYQWAAELASYVIRIDHDDKLARDIKARSFRRLGYASMNTNWRNWYLMSAMELEGKLEGDAALELSQHMRNAFLSPDMLKNLPARIFLQNWVTRIDPEKSADVNLTLGFVFPDIKEEWALEVRRGVAELHEGIPEGTTLKLTFDKRYLDTIISGENGLLKGAMLGDVKVDGNLLDIKTFLGCFDFEEVPIALTLR; encoded by the coding sequence ATGCGCATCTCCACTCGTTTGAGCGGCCTGCTCCTCGCCGCTGCATTGCCCCTGGGCGCCGACGCCGCCCTGCCGGAAGAGTCCATCGAGCCCAGCATCAACGCCGAGCTGGCCGAGCACACGAAGCACTTCAGCGAGAAGGTCTACAAGATCGCCGACAACGTGTACTCGGCGGTGGGTTGGAACCTCGCCAACAGCGTGATGATCGAGGCGCCCGAAGGGCTGATCATCGTCGACACCGGCGAGTCCGCCGAGCAGTCGCGCAAGGTGCTGGCGGAGTTCCGCAAGATCAGCGACAAGCCCATCAAAGCCATCGTCTACACCCACTTCCATCCCGACCATATCAACGGCGTGAAGGGCTTTATCAGCGAGGGGCAGGTGGAGAGCGGCGAGGTGCAGATCTACGCCCAGGAAACCCTGCTGGATAACGTGGTGACCCAGGGCGCGTTGGTAGGCCCCATCCTCAGCATGCGTTCGGGCTACAGCTTCGGCGTCGCCCTGCAGGACGCCGACAGGAAGGACATGAACGCCGGCCTCGGCCCCCTGCCCCAGGAGGGCAAGTCCACCTTCATCGCCCCCACAATCACCTTCAAGGACAAGCTCGACACCACCATCGCCGGGCTGCCGGTGCAGTTCCTCCATGTGCCCAGCGAAGCGCCGGACGAGATCGTTCTGTTCCTGCCGCGCAACAAGGTGCTGATCAGCGCCGAGGTGACCCAGGGCCCGACGTTGCCGAACATCCATACCCTGCGCGGCACCAAGTTCCGTGATCCGGTGGTCTGGGTGAACAGCCTCGACAAACTGCGCGCCTTCCAGGCCGACTACATGGTGCCGCTGCACGGCCGGCCGGTGTCCGGCAAGGACAAGGTGGAAGAGGTGCTGCGCATGACCCGTGACGCCATCGCCTACGTCCACGACCAGACCGTGCGCTGGATGAACAAGGGACTGACCCCGGACGAGCTGGTGGAGAAGGTCAAGCTGCCGACCTACCTGGCCGGCTACACGCCCTACCTGCGCGAGTACTACGGCACCGTGAAGCACAGCGTGCGGCAGATCTACCAAGGCTACCTGGGCTGGTTCCAGGGCGACCCGGTGGACCTTGATCCGACGCCGCCGGTGGAGAAAGCCACGCGTCTGGTCACGATGATGGGCGGCCGCGACAAGGTGCTGATGGCGGCCGGGGAGGCCTACCTCAAAGGTGACTACCAGTGGGCCGCCGAGCTGGCCAGCTACGTCATCCGCATCGACCACGACGACAAGCTGGCCCGTGACATCAAGGCCCGCAGCTTCCGGCGCCTGGGCTACGCCAGCATGAACACCAACTGGCGCAACTGGTACCTGATGAGCGCCATGGAACTGGAGGGCAAGTTGGAGGGTGATGCCGCGTTGGAATTGTCCCAGCACATGCGCAACGCCTTCCTTTCGCCGGACATGCTGAAAAACCTGCCGGCGCGCATCTTTCTGCAGAACTGGGTGACCCGTATCGACCCGGAAAAAAGCGCCGATGTGAACCTGACCCTGGGCTTCGTCTTCCCTGACATCAAGGAGGAGTGGGCTCTGGAGGTCCGGCGCGGCGTGGCCGAGCTGCACGAGGGCATTCCTGAAGGTACGACGCTCAAGCTGACCTTCGACAAGCGCTACCTCGACACCATCATCAGCGGCGAAAACGGCCTGCTGAAGGGCGCCATGCTCGGGGACGTGAAAGTGGACGGCAACCTGCTGGACATCAAGACCTTCCTCGGCTGCTTCGACTTCGAGGAAGTGCCCATCGCCCTGACCCTGCGCTGA
- the lapD gene encoding cyclic di-GMP receptor LapD yields MSLFKQLLIAICLFLVVAFSGSFMVGLESSREQYNNQLRSHAQDAATALGLSLTPHIDDSAMVELMVSSIFDSGYFESIRVIDLATGKVLVERTGVPDAVGAEVPQWFVDLIDLHSAGGDAIVSRGWEQAARVEVQSHPLFAIARLWQSALGSLGWLLACGLVSAGLGAFLLRRQLKPLDYMVEQSHAISRREFLSLPELPRTPELRRVVQAMNQMVEKLKALFQEQAERSERLRDEAYKDSLTGLANRRYFEMQLQARLSSDDRASAGYLLLLRVHDLAGLNQRLGGQRTDQLLLAVAELLSHAMAEQGASQLVARSRGGDFALLMPGLVAEEAQQLAQRLDAALANLVVTGAADALPVAHLGLAPFSPGDDLADLLRLADEALAKAESQTDRTWATLTGGEAPSVGDERHAWHRLLDHALAQRQFQLYFQPVVDSRDRTRVLHYKVLSRLRDERGEYIPAGRFLPWLQRFGWTARLDLLMLELVFEQMAGHGETLALNLSGALLRDAQKLDKAFELLRRHSRFGARLVLELEEDQLPEQAVLEQLTRRLREQGFSLSLQHFGGRFSMIGNLARLGLAYLKVDGSYIRAIDREADKRLFIEAMQRAAHSIDLPLIAERVETEGELEVLREMGIRGAQGQLFGAPSPWR; encoded by the coding sequence ATGTCCCTGTTCAAACAGTTGTTGATCGCCATCTGTCTGTTCCTGGTGGTCGCTTTCAGTGGCAGCTTCATGGTCGGCCTGGAAAGCTCGCGGGAGCAGTACAACAACCAGTTGCGCTCCCACGCCCAGGACGCCGCCACGGCCCTTGGCCTGTCGCTGACCCCGCATATCGACGACTCGGCGATGGTCGAGCTGATGGTCAGCTCCATCTTTGACAGCGGCTACTTTGAAAGCATCCGTGTGATCGACCTGGCTACCGGGAAGGTGCTGGTGGAGCGCACTGGCGTGCCTGACGCCGTGGGCGCTGAGGTGCCGCAGTGGTTCGTCGACCTGATCGACCTGCACTCGGCCGGCGGTGACGCCATTGTCAGCCGTGGCTGGGAGCAGGCGGCGCGGGTAGAGGTGCAGAGCCACCCGCTGTTCGCCATTGCCCGGCTCTGGCAGAGCGCCCTCGGCAGCCTCGGCTGGCTGCTGGCCTGCGGCCTGGTCAGTGCGGGCCTCGGTGCGTTCCTCCTGCGCCGCCAGTTGAAACCCCTCGACTACATGGTGGAGCAATCCCACGCCATCTCTCGCCGCGAATTCCTCAGCCTGCCCGAACTACCGCGCACGCCCGAATTGCGCCGCGTGGTGCAGGCCATGAACCAGATGGTGGAGAAGCTCAAGGCGCTGTTCCAGGAGCAGGCCGAGCGTAGCGAACGTCTTCGGGACGAAGCGTACAAGGACAGCCTGACGGGCCTCGCCAACCGCCGTTACTTCGAAATGCAGCTACAGGCGCGGTTGAGCTCCGATGACCGGGCCAGCGCCGGCTACCTGCTGCTGCTGCGGGTCCATGACCTCGCCGGCCTCAACCAGCGCCTGGGGGGCCAGCGCACCGACCAGCTGTTGCTGGCGGTGGCCGAACTGCTCTCCCACGCCATGGCGGAGCAGGGCGCCAGCCAACTGGTGGCGCGCAGCCGGGGCGGCGACTTCGCCCTGCTGATGCCCGGCCTGGTGGCCGAGGAGGCCCAGCAACTGGCGCAGCGCCTGGATGCGGCCCTGGCCAACCTGGTGGTCACCGGGGCGGCGGATGCCCTGCCGGTGGCCCATCTCGGCCTGGCGCCCTTCAGCCCTGGCGACGATTTGGCGGACCTGCTGCGCCTGGCTGACGAGGCCCTGGCCAAGGCGGAAAGTCAGACTGACAGGACCTGGGCGACCCTGACCGGCGGTGAGGCGCCCAGCGTGGGCGACGAGCGCCACGCCTGGCATCGGCTGCTGGACCACGCGCTGGCCCAGCGCCAGTTCCAGCTTTACTTCCAGCCTGTGGTGGACAGCCGCGATCGCACGCGAGTGTTGCACTACAAAGTGCTTTCGCGCCTGCGCGACGAGCGCGGCGAATACATTCCCGCCGGGCGTTTCCTGCCCTGGCTGCAGCGTTTCGGCTGGACGGCGCGCCTGGACCTGCTGATGCTCGAACTGGTGTTCGAGCAGATGGCCGGCCATGGAGAAACCCTGGCGCTAAACCTGTCCGGCGCCCTGCTGCGAGATGCCCAGAAACTGGACAAGGCGTTCGAACTGTTGCGCCGGCATTCCCGGTTCGGCGCACGCCTGGTGCTGGAACTGGAAGAAGACCAGTTGCCTGAACAGGCCGTGCTGGAACAACTGACCCGCCGCCTGCGGGAGCAGGGTTTCAGCCTGAGCCTGCAGCACTTCGGTGGCCGTTTCAGCATGATCGGCAACCTGGCTCGCCTGGGATTGGCCTACCTCAAGGTGGATGGCAGCTACATCCGCGCCATCGATCGGGAGGCGGACAAGCGCCTGTTCATCGAGGCCATGCAGCGCGCCGCCCACAGCATCGATCTGCCGCTGATCGCCGAGCGGGTGGAAACCGAGGGGGAACTTGAGGTGCTGCGAGAGATGGGCATCCGGGGCGCCCAGGGCCAGCTGTTCGGCGCACCGTCACCCTGGCGTTAG
- a CDS encoding DUF1145 domain-containing protein has translation MHLPSFLKGALAMFWLVALLNVLYPFGEPLHRPLLLAAGAVLLAHVLEVALFNRRLKDRPFPWLERLQVLLFGFLHLRGLR, from the coding sequence ATGCACCTGCCTTCCTTCCTCAAAGGCGCCCTGGCCATGTTCTGGCTGGTGGCGCTGCTCAATGTCCTCTATCCCTTCGGCGAACCCCTGCATCGGCCACTGCTGCTGGCGGCTGGCGCCGTGCTGCTGGCCCATGTGCTCGAGGTTGCGCTGTTCAACCGCAGGTTGAAGGACCGGCCATTCCCCTGGCTGGAGCGGCTACAGGTGCTGCTGTTCGGTTTCCTGCATCTGCGCGGATTGCGCTGA
- the lapG gene encoding cysteine protease LapG, protein MFRGSVQAWRGCRGRRKLALAVPWVLALLAGALQADWDFSLISRRAEALYGPLGPGKQRIDEWQATLARLAGADEKKQLEDVNRFFNAKLRFRDDQELWGESDYWATPVQALRIGAGDCEDFAIAKYFSLRELGVPSEKLRITYVKALRLNQAHMVVTYYATPDSVPLVLDNLVGIIRPASQRTDLLPVYAFNAEGLWIAGSGGGKQVGDAKRLSRWQELLRKMKAEGFPVEPDR, encoded by the coding sequence ATGTTCCGAGGTAGCGTTCAGGCCTGGCGTGGGTGTCGGGGGCGGCGGAAGCTGGCCCTGGCGGTGCCATGGGTCCTGGCGCTGCTGGCAGGTGCCTTGCAGGCGGACTGGGATTTCTCCCTCATCAGCCGGCGCGCCGAAGCCCTCTACGGTCCCCTTGGCCCCGGCAAGCAGCGTATCGATGAGTGGCAGGCCACGCTGGCGCGCCTGGCGGGTGCCGACGAGAAGAAGCAACTGGAAGACGTGAACCGCTTCTTCAACGCCAAGCTGCGTTTCCGCGATGACCAGGAACTCTGGGGCGAGAGCGATTACTGGGCCACGCCTGTGCAGGCGCTGCGCATTGGCGCCGGCGACTGCGAGGACTTCGCCATCGCCAAGTACTTCAGCCTGCGCGAGCTCGGGGTGCCCAGCGAGAAACTGCGCATCACCTACGTCAAGGCGCTGCGCCTGAACCAGGCGCACATGGTGGTGACCTACTACGCCACGCCGGATTCCGTGCCGCTGGTGCTGGACAACCTGGTGGGCATCATCCGCCCCGCCAGCCAACGGACCGACCTGTTGCCCGTCTACGCCTTCAACGCCGAGGGCCTGTGGATCGCGGGTAGCGGTGGCGGCAAACAGGTCGGCGATGCCAAGCGGTTGTCGCGCTGGCAGGAATTGCTCAGGAAAATGAAGGCCGAGGGCTTCCCAGTGGAGCCGGACCGATAG